The following are encoded in a window of Rosa chinensis cultivar Old Blush chromosome 4, RchiOBHm-V2, whole genome shotgun sequence genomic DNA:
- the LOC112199798 gene encoding uncharacterized protein LOC112199798 — protein sequence MEQHRDRAAGGSVNSPPWFDGGCEKYTQWKIYMKSYLYAQDEHVWNIVENGWKTPIIPAKGEGSSVSIPKPRKDWTDVEIRDLQADFKAKNSIFTALSEREKLRISHCDTTKQAWDLLQTTYEGNKKVRAQKLQGLIYEFETMTMGDDETVDDFHGRILKITGQCRSLGAPFDEDKVVKKILRALPEKFHSKVTSIEDSFDIDEYPLDELIGNLKTYELRLKPEKKSKGVAFKAVKGKEEEDESFDLALLTKEFKKFLRNKSSSQNFNAAKKNVINKDNNIKGSFRSNKSGKIKCYECGGYGHISTDCGNRKHGNSNNKSLLSTWSDDEHQEIENVAFVSSLSLDSESDEEFSDDETNVRCKQLYKASKATLIKNAGLEDIVMLKAKNEKLELKWRTSQNTWEQERNKFMDELQNSQSDKNSQTWKTKCDELKNKIKILELEVKGQHSLNLNLLTENESLQEELKSTQEKFTKFEISSATASRLFSSGKAHHDTFGLGYSGESSKGTHFVRESSSKVEKSDPVTQVIKDNITRADKEPKPSQNVSQVRMNQMLSTDDNRYSTSKSFIPTCHYCGKLGHIRPRCIERHKSIPFSEEKLSIKSLHCELKEQKELINKLANLITKANMKNRNKSVWIRKDLNTTHSNHSDSTNSISDVCLMTSVSTDNPSTYIEATCLVALTALADKRKDFWYVDSGCSRHMTGDKAWFTSFEDESTTGSVTFGDGRKAKILARGTINTPGIPNLKNVLYVEGLTANLISVSHLTDDYEDVWFNRQRCVILDKKGENIMRGKRSSDNCYHIQSNELLNVQDCLSVRSAEETFEIWHRRLGHVNY from the coding sequence ATggaacaacatcgagatagggcTGCTGGTGGATCTGTTAACAGTCCTCCATGGTTTGATGGAGGATGTGAAAAGTACACTCAAtggaagatatacatgaaatcatacTTGTATGCGCAAGATGAACATGTATGGAACATAGTGGAAAATGGCTGGAAGACACCAATAATCCCAGCTAAAGGTGAGGGCTCATCAGTCTCTATTCCTAAGCCACGAAAGGACTGGACTGACGTAGAAATACGTGATCTTCAAGCCGACTTCAAAGCCAAAAATAGCATTTTCACTGCTCTCTCTGAACGTGAAAAGCTGAGGATTAGTCACTGCGACACTACAAAACAAGCTTGGGATCTGCTACAGACTACAtatgaaggaaacaaaaaggtACGTGCACAAAAACTGCAAGGTCTGATATATGAATTTGAAACTATGACcatgggagatgatgaaactGTGGATGACTTCCATGGTAGAATACTAAAGATTACTGGTCAATGTCGTAGTCTAGGTGCCCCCTTTGATGAAGATAAGGTAGTCAAGAAAATACTTAGAGCCTTACCAGAAAAATTTCACTCCAAAGTCACTAGTATAGAGGATTCTTTTGACATTGATGAATACCCTTTAGATGAACTCATTGGAAATCTGAAAACTTATGAACTAAGACTAAAACCTGAAAAGAAATCAAAAGGTGTGGCTTTCAAGGCTgtgaaagggaaagaagaggaagatgaatcaTTTGATCTTGCTCTTCTGACCAAAGAGTTCaaaaaattccttagaaataaaTCCTCCTCTCAGAATTTCAATGCTGCCAAGAAAAATGTTATTAACAAAGATAACAACATTAAAGGAAGTTTTAGATCAAATAAATCTGGGAAAATAAAATGCTATGAATGTGGTGGCTATGGCCATATTTCTACTGATTGTGGTAacaggaagcatggaaatagcAATAATAAATCTCTCCTCTCGACATGGAGTGATGATGAACATCAGGAGATTGAAAATGTTGCCTTTGTGTCGTCCCTTTCACTGGATTCTGAAAGTGATGAAGAATTCTCAGATGATGAGACTAATGTCCGCTGCAAACAACTCTATAAAGCATCAAAAGCCACACTAATCAAAAATGCAGGTTTGGAAGATATTGTAATGTTGAAGGCTAAGAATGAGAAGTTGGAGCTTAAATGGAGGACTTCTCAAAACACTTGGGAACAAGAAAGGAACAAATTCATGGATGAGCTGCAGAACTCACAAAGTGACAAAAATTCCCAGACCTGGAAGACAAAATGTGatgaattgaaaaacaaaatcaagattcTTGAACTTGAGGTAAAGGGACAACATTCTCTAAACTTAAATCTGCTAACTGAAAATGAATCATTGCAGGAAGAGCTGAAGTCCACTCAAGAGAAGTTcacaaaatttgaaattagCTCTGCAACAGCTTCCAGATTGTTCAGCTCCGGAAAAGCTCACCATGATACATTTGGACTTGGATATtctggagaaagctccaaaggCACACACTTTGTGAGAGAGTCAAGTTCAAAAGTGGAGAAAAGTGATCCAGTCACCCAAGTCATCAAGGACAATATCACACGGGCTGACAAGGAACCAAAACCTTCTCAGAATGTCTCTCAGGTAAGAATGAACCAAATGCTTTCGACTGATGATAACAGGTACTCAACCTCTAAATCCTTTATTCCTACATGTCATTACTGTGGTAAATTAGGACATATCAGACCAAGATGCATTGAGAGACATAAGTCAATTCCTTTTAGTGAAGAAAAGCTATCTATAAAATCTTTACATTGTGAGCTTAAAGAGCAGAAGGAGCTTATCAACAAATTGGCTAACCTAATtactaaagcaaacatgaaaaatagaaataaatctGTCTGGATTAGAAAGGATTTGAATACTACTCATTCTAATCACTCTGATTCAACTAACTCTATTAGTGATGTTTGTCTCATGACAAGTGTAAGTACAGATAACCCTTCAACATATATTGAAGCAACCTGCCTGGTAGCACTCACTGCATTGGCAGACAAGCGAAAGGATTTCTGGTATGTGGACAGTGGTTGTTCTAGACACATGACTGGAGACAAAGCTTGGTTCACCTCGTTCGAAGATGAAAGCACTACTGGATCAGTTACCTTTGGTGATGGAAGAAAAGCCAAAATTCTTGCACGAGGAACAATCAATACTCCTGGAATTCCTAATCTAAAAAATGTTTTGTATGTTGAGGGTTTAACTGCAAATCTAATAAGTGTCAGTCACTTGACGGATGATTATGAGGATGTTTGGTTCAACAGGCAAAGATGTGTGATTCTTGATAAAAAgggagaaaatattatgagaggTAAGAGATCTTCAGATAACTGTTATCACATTCAATCTAATGAACTTCTAAATGTACAGGATTGCTTGTCTGTGAGATCTGCTGAAGAAACCTTCGAAATATGGCACAGAAGACTGGGACATGTAAACTATTAG